One part of the Candidatus Polarisedimenticolaceae bacterium genome encodes these proteins:
- a CDS encoding citrate (Si)-synthase, eukaryotic — protein sequence MSALKQALASKIPTFKKDIEAVLKAHGEKSLGDSTVAQAYGGMRDLKCMVTETSAVDPHEGIRYRGLSIPEMQKVMPKAPGGEQPLPEGVLWLLLTGDVPTAEQAESVRQEWRSLESLPAHVASTLDHLPADTHPMTQLSIGILALQNDSIFAKRYREGMPKSAHWEAMYDDVMLLIARLPLVAAYIYRRTFKGGRHVGAGPASLDWSANLAHAMGVSGPGVDEMMRLYMTIHADHEGGNVSAHATHLVGSALSDPYYCLSAGMNGLAGPLHGLANQEVMRWIVAVKQQLGGGVPSKETLEKFVWDTLSAGRVVPGYGHGVLRVTDPRYTAQQEFAQKHMPDDENFQIVRMLFDVVPPVLLKQGKAKDPWPNVDAHSGVILVHYGITEYDFYTVLFGISRAIGVLASLVLDRALGFPLERPKSVTTAWLKKKFES from the coding sequence ATGTCGGCTCTGAAGCAAGCCCTCGCCTCCAAGATCCCCACCTTCAAGAAGGACATCGAGGCCGTGCTGAAGGCGCACGGCGAGAAGTCCCTCGGCGACAGCACGGTCGCGCAGGCCTACGGCGGCATGCGGGACCTGAAGTGCATGGTCACCGAGACCTCCGCGGTCGATCCCCACGAGGGGATCCGGTATCGCGGCCTCTCCATCCCCGAGATGCAGAAGGTGATGCCCAAGGCCCCCGGCGGGGAGCAGCCGCTCCCCGAAGGGGTCCTCTGGCTCCTGCTGACGGGGGACGTCCCGACCGCGGAGCAGGCGGAGTCGGTCCGGCAGGAGTGGCGGTCGCTCGAGTCGCTCCCGGCGCACGTGGCGAGCACCCTCGACCACCTCCCCGCCGACACGCACCCGATGACGCAGCTGTCGATCGGCATCCTCGCCCTCCAGAACGACTCGATCTTCGCGAAGCGTTATCGCGAGGGGATGCCGAAGTCGGCGCACTGGGAGGCGATGTACGACGACGTGATGCTCCTGATCGCGCGCCTGCCGCTCGTCGCGGCGTACATCTACCGGCGCACGTTCAAGGGCGGACGCCACGTCGGCGCCGGCCCGGCCTCGCTCGACTGGTCGGCGAACCTCGCCCACGCGATGGGGGTCTCCGGCCCCGGCGTGGACGAGATGATGCGGCTCTACATGACGATCCACGCCGACCACGAGGGCGGGAACGTCAGCGCGCACGCGACGCATCTCGTCGGCAGCGCCCTGAGCGATCCTTATTACTGCCTGTCGGCCGGGATGAACGGCCTCGCCGGCCCCCTGCACGGCCTCGCGAACCAGGAAGTGATGCGCTGGATCGTGGCGGTGAAGCAGCAGCTCGGCGGCGGCGTCCCTTCGAAGGAGACCCTCGAGAAGTTCGTGTGGGACACGCTCAGCGCCGGGCGGGTCGTTCCGGGGTACGGTCACGGCGTGCTTCGCGTCACCGACCCGCGCTACACCGCGCAGCAGGAGTTCGCCCAGAAGCACATGCCCGACGACGAGAACTTCCAGATCGTGCGGATGCTCTTCGACGTCGTCCCGCCGGTCCTCCTCAAGCAGGGGAAGGCGAAGGACCCGTGGCCGAACGTGGACGCCCACTCGGGCGTCATCCTCGTCCACTACGGAATCACCGAATACGACTTCTACACGGTTCTCTTCGGCATCTCGCGCGCGATCGGCGTGCTGGCATCGCTGGTCCTCGACCGCGCGCTCGGCTTCCCGCTCGAGCGGCCCAAGAGCGTCACGACCGCGTGGTTGAAGAAGAAGTTCGAGTCGTAG
- the uvrA gene encoding excinuclease ABC subunit UvrA, giving the protein MAATEIVIRGAREHNLKNLDVRIPRNQLVVLTGVSGSGKSSLAFDTLYAEGQRRYVESLSAYARQFLEQMEKPDVESIEGLSPAISIEQKTTSRNPRSTVATVTEIYDYLRLLFARVGAPHCHNCGKPITSQTVQQIVDAVLELPAGSRIQVLAPIVRGRKGTYKKELRDAAAKGFVRARVDGAPHDLAEEIDLDKQKKHTIEIVVDRLVIKGDLRGRLTDSVETALEAAEGLVVVEVDGKRDLLFSRHLACPDCGVSVPELAPRMFSFNSPYGACPACDGLGLKRSFDRDRLLVDPDKSLRGGAIAWGDGNWFQVLESGLFKAYKVDPKLPYAKFPPAFKKILWEGAGEREFAFKWKGKSSTYEWTRTWEGILPNLERRYKDTESESRREELEKFMASHPCPACKGARLRPESLAVRIEGRNIAEHTASSVREALARYRTLTFDARGTQIAAPILKEIRERLGFLENVGLGYLTLDRGAATLSGGEGQRIRLATQIGSRLTGVLYILDEPSIGLHQRDNRKLLDTLTAMRDLGNTVVVVEHDEETIRAADWVVDLGPGAGELGGEIVAEGPPDAIAVSPRSLTGRYLSGLERIEVPSRRRPGNGRALRIVGATEHNLRKVTATFPLGTFTCVTGVSGSGKSTLVNEILHRALAKALHQAEEPAGAHERIEGIQHVDKVIDIDQSPIGRTPRSNPATYVGVFTAIRELFSSVPESRVRGYAPGRFSFNVKGGRCESCEGDGVLKIEMHFLPDVYVTCDVCRGHRYNRETLEVLWKGKNIADVLEMTVHQALEFFEAVPFVRDKLQTLQDVGLGYIRLGQPATTLSGGEAQRIKLSKELSRRATGRTVYLLDEPTTGLHFDDIKKLLSVLDRLVEQGNSIIVIEHNLDVIKTADWILDLGPEGGDEGGKIVAEGTPEHVARVSESRTGAFLVPLLGASAPAPAPARPKAARHR; this is encoded by the coding sequence ATGGCGGCGACCGAGATCGTCATCCGCGGGGCGCGGGAACACAACCTCAAAAACCTCGACGTCCGGATCCCGAGAAACCAGCTCGTGGTGCTCACGGGGGTGTCGGGCTCCGGCAAGTCGTCCCTGGCCTTCGACACGTTGTACGCGGAAGGGCAGCGGCGCTACGTCGAGTCCCTCTCCGCCTACGCCCGGCAATTCCTCGAGCAGATGGAAAAGCCGGACGTGGAGTCGATCGAGGGGTTGTCCCCGGCGATCTCGATCGAGCAGAAGACGACCTCGCGCAATCCGCGCTCGACGGTGGCGACCGTCACCGAGATCTACGACTACCTGCGCCTGCTCTTCGCGCGCGTGGGGGCGCCCCACTGCCACAACTGCGGAAAGCCGATCACCTCGCAGACCGTGCAGCAGATCGTGGACGCGGTCCTCGAGCTTCCCGCCGGGTCGAGGATCCAGGTCCTCGCCCCGATCGTGCGCGGCCGGAAGGGGACCTACAAGAAAGAGCTGCGCGACGCGGCGGCGAAGGGGTTCGTCCGGGCCCGCGTCGACGGGGCCCCCCACGACCTCGCCGAGGAGATCGACCTCGACAAGCAGAAGAAACACACGATCGAGATCGTCGTCGACAGGCTCGTCATCAAGGGGGACCTCCGCGGGCGGTTGACCGACTCGGTCGAGACGGCCCTCGAGGCGGCGGAGGGGCTCGTCGTCGTGGAGGTCGACGGCAAACGCGACCTGCTCTTCTCGCGCCACCTCGCGTGCCCCGACTGCGGCGTGTCGGTCCCCGAGCTCGCGCCCCGGATGTTCTCCTTCAACTCGCCGTACGGGGCGTGTCCCGCCTGCGACGGCCTCGGCCTCAAGCGCTCGTTCGACCGCGACCGGCTGCTCGTCGATCCCGACAAGTCGCTGCGCGGCGGGGCGATCGCCTGGGGGGACGGGAACTGGTTCCAGGTCCTCGAATCGGGGCTCTTCAAGGCCTACAAGGTCGACCCGAAGCTCCCGTACGCGAAGTTCCCTCCGGCGTTCAAGAAGATCCTCTGGGAAGGGGCGGGGGAGCGCGAGTTCGCCTTCAAGTGGAAGGGAAAGTCCTCGACCTACGAGTGGACGCGCACCTGGGAGGGGATCCTCCCGAACCTCGAGCGGCGCTACAAGGACACCGAGTCGGAGTCGCGGCGCGAGGAGCTCGAGAAGTTCATGGCGTCGCACCCCTGCCCCGCCTGCAAGGGGGCGCGGCTTCGCCCCGAGAGCCTCGCGGTGAGGATCGAGGGACGGAACATCGCCGAGCACACCGCGTCGTCGGTGCGCGAGGCGCTCGCGCGCTACCGCACGCTGACCTTCGACGCGCGCGGGACGCAGATCGCGGCGCCGATCCTCAAGGAGATCCGCGAGCGGCTGGGGTTCCTCGAGAACGTCGGCCTCGGCTACCTCACCCTCGATCGCGGGGCGGCGACCCTGTCGGGAGGCGAGGGGCAGCGCATCCGCCTCGCGACCCAGATCGGCTCGCGCCTGACCGGCGTCCTCTACATCCTCGACGAGCCCTCGATCGGCCTGCACCAGCGCGACAACCGCAAGCTCCTCGACACCCTGACGGCGATGCGCGACCTCGGGAACACCGTCGTCGTCGTCGAGCACGACGAGGAGACGATCCGCGCCGCCGACTGGGTCGTCGATCTCGGCCCCGGGGCCGGAGAGCTCGGCGGGGAGATCGTCGCGGAAGGGCCTCCCGACGCGATCGCGGTGTCGCCGCGCTCGCTGACCGGCCGGTACCTCTCCGGGCTCGAGCGGATCGAGGTCCCCTCGCGCCGCAGGCCGGGAAACGGCCGCGCCCTGAGGATCGTCGGGGCGACCGAACACAACCTCCGGAAGGTCACGGCGACCTTCCCCCTCGGGACCTTCACCTGCGTGACCGGCGTCTCGGGGTCGGGGAAGAGCACGCTCGTCAACGAGATCCTCCACCGGGCCCTCGCCAAGGCGCTCCACCAGGCGGAGGAGCCCGCGGGGGCGCACGAGCGGATCGAGGGGATCCAGCACGTCGACAAGGTGATCGACATCGACCAGTCGCCGATCGGCCGGACTCCGCGGTCGAACCCGGCGACCTACGTCGGGGTCTTCACCGCGATCCGCGAGTTGTTCTCGAGCGTCCCCGAGTCGCGCGTGCGCGGGTACGCCCCCGGCCGTTTCTCCTTCAACGTGAAGGGGGGGCGGTGCGAGTCCTGCGAGGGGGACGGTGTCCTCAAGATCGAGATGCACTTCCTCCCGGACGTCTACGTCACCTGCGACGTCTGCCGCGGGCACCGCTACAACCGGGAGACCCTCGAGGTCCTCTGGAAGGGGAAGAACATCGCGGACGTCCTCGAGATGACCGTCCACCAGGCGCTCGAGTTCTTCGAGGCGGTCCCGTTCGTCCGCGACAAGCTGCAGACCCTCCAGGACGTCGGCCTCGGGTACATCCGCCTCGGCCAGCCCGCGACGACGCTGTCGGGAGGCGAGGCCCAGCGGATCAAGCTCTCGAAGGAGCTCTCGCGGCGGGCGACCGGACGGACGGTGTACCTGCTCGACGAGCCGACGACGGGGCTCCACTTCGACGACATCAAGAAGCTGCTCTCCGTCCTCGACCGGCTGGTCGAGCAGGGGAACTCGATCATCGTCATCGAGCACAACCTCGACGTGATCAAGACCGCCGACTGGATCCTCGACCTCGGCCCCGAGGGGGGGGACGAGGGAGGGAAGATCGTCGCCGAGGGGACCCCGGAGCACGTCGCCAGGGTCTCCGAGTCGCGGACCGGGGCGTTTCTCGTGCCGCTGCTCGGCGCGTCGGCCCCCGCGCCCGCCCCCGCCCGACCGAAGGCCGCGCGCCACCGTTGA
- the folD gene encoding bifunctional methylenetetrahydrofolate dehydrogenase/methenyltetrahydrofolate cyclohydrolase FolD, whose translation MSTTSSGARMLDGKACAEAIRAEVAAGVARLNAARGIVPGLTVVLAGEHAASAVYVRNKEKAATDAGMRSRVLRFPAEATEARLLEAVASLNADPSVHGILVQLPLPAGVDEHRVLLAIDPSKDVDGFHPVNAGRLSIGLPGFVPCTPAGVLELLRRNGIPLAGRRAVVVGRSNIVGKPMALLLLRENATVTVAHSRTPDLAAVTREADVLVVAAGKPGLVGREHVKPGAAVVDVGMHAVSDEKTCHAIFGDDDRRLRQIREKGSTLAGDVRAVEVAPVAGWLSPVPGGVGPLTIAMLLKNTLDAAER comes from the coding sequence ATGTCCACCACGTCTTCCGGTGCCCGCATGCTCGACGGGAAGGCCTGCGCGGAGGCGATCCGGGCCGAGGTCGCGGCCGGCGTCGCGCGGCTGAACGCGGCTCGCGGCATCGTTCCCGGGCTCACGGTCGTCCTCGCCGGAGAACACGCCGCCTCCGCGGTCTACGTCCGCAACAAGGAGAAGGCGGCGACGGACGCCGGCATGCGTTCGCGCGTCCTCCGGTTCCCGGCCGAGGCGACCGAAGCGCGACTTCTCGAGGCGGTCGCGTCGCTCAACGCCGACCCCTCGGTGCACGGGATCCTCGTCCAGCTCCCGCTCCCCGCCGGGGTGGACGAGCACCGGGTCCTCCTCGCGATCGACCCGTCGAAAGATGTCGACGGGTTTCACCCCGTCAACGCCGGGCGCCTTTCGATCGGTCTTCCCGGGTTCGTCCCGTGCACTCCCGCCGGAGTCCTCGAGCTCCTCCGCCGCAACGGCATCCCGCTCGCGGGACGACGCGCCGTGGTCGTCGGACGGTCCAACATCGTCGGCAAGCCGATGGCGCTCCTCCTCCTCCGTGAGAACGCAACCGTCACCGTCGCCCACTCCCGCACCCCCGATCTCGCCGCGGTCACCCGGGAGGCGGACGTCCTCGTCGTCGCCGCCGGGAAGCCGGGGCTCGTCGGTCGGGAGCACGTGAAGCCGGGGGCGGCGGTCGTGGACGTCGGCATGCACGCCGTCTCCGACGAGAAGACCTGTCACGCGATCTTCGGCGACGACGACCGGCGCCTGCGCCAGATCCGCGAGAAGGGCTCGACCCTCGCCGGGGACGTGCGTGCCGTCGAGGTCGCCCCCGTGGCCGGCTGGCTGAGCCCGGTCCCGGGCGGTGTCGGCCCGCTCACGATCGCGATGCTCCTGAAGAACACCCTCGACGCCGCGGAGCGATGA
- the coaE gene encoding dephospho-CoA kinase (Dephospho-CoA kinase (CoaE) performs the final step in coenzyme A biosynthesis.) yields MATRPVLRVGLTGGIASGKTTVASLLAERGAFVLDADRIGHDLIAPGGAAHAGVVARFGPAIVEPDGSISRPRLAAIVFADDEARRALDALVHPHILPEVERLLAAYLETGRALVAVVDAALLVEAGMTRAFHRLVVVRCVRETQIRRLMTRNGLTQQEAERRIDVQAPLKTKLAAADYVIDTDGTMRQTREQVDRLWRDLLGDYEALTRTPAPS; encoded by the coding sequence GTGGCGACCCGGCCCGTCCTGCGCGTCGGGCTGACGGGGGGGATCGCTTCTGGGAAGACGACCGTCGCCTCGCTCCTCGCCGAACGCGGCGCGTTCGTCCTGGACGCCGATCGCATCGGCCACGACCTCATCGCCCCGGGGGGAGCCGCTCACGCCGGCGTCGTCGCGCGCTTCGGCCCCGCGATCGTCGAGCCGGACGGCTCGATCTCGCGCCCGCGCCTGGCGGCGATCGTCTTCGCCGACGACGAGGCGCGCCGCGCGCTCGACGCGCTCGTCCATCCGCACATCCTCCCCGAGGTCGAACGGCTCCTGGCCGCGTACCTCGAGACCGGGCGCGCCCTCGTCGCGGTGGTCGATGCGGCGCTCCTCGTCGAAGCCGGGATGACGCGCGCCTTCCACCGGCTCGTCGTCGTGCGGTGCGTCCGCGAGACGCAGATCCGCCGGCTGATGACCCGCAACGGGCTCACCCAGCAAGAGGCCGAGCGGCGCATCGACGTTCAGGCTCCGCTCAAGACCAAGCTGGCCGCGGCGGACTACGTCATCGACACCGACGGGACGATGCGCCAGACCCGCGAGCAGGTCGATCGGCTGTGGCGGGATCTGCTCGGCGACTACGAGGCGTTGACCCGGACCCCGGCCCCTTCGTAG
- the panD gene encoding aspartate 1-decarboxylase: MMREMLRAKVHRITVTECDVEYEGSLTLDAGLMKLAGMVPFERIDVYDVDNGSRFSTYLIEGPEGSGVCCINGAAARMTGPGHKVIIAAYCSIPEAEVRDHKPKIVLVDARNRVTVTKDYEGAGVRVNAS, encoded by the coding sequence ATGATGCGAGAGATGCTTCGGGCCAAGGTCCACAGGATCACGGTCACGGAGTGCGACGTCGAATACGAGGGGAGCCTCACCCTCGACGCCGGCCTGATGAAGCTCGCCGGCATGGTCCCCTTCGAGCGGATCGACGTCTACGACGTGGACAACGGCAGCCGCTTCTCGACCTACCTGATCGAAGGCCCCGAGGGGAGCGGCGTCTGCTGCATCAACGGCGCCGCCGCGCGCATGACCGGCCCCGGCCACAAGGTGATCATCGCGGCGTATTGCTCGATCCCCGAGGCCGAGGTCCGCGACCACAAGCCGAAGATCGTGCTCGTCGACGCCCGCAACCGGGTGACCGTCACCAAGGACTACGAAGGGGCCGGGGTCCGGGTCAACGCCTCGTAG
- a CDS encoding serine/threonine-protein kinase produces MTTASCPRCATPLPEEARFCPSCGVSRVAASVSSSQTPTVVSDDSRAMTTSSVSGGRRSRFVAGELVAGRYRVEGLLGKGGMGEVYRAEDVKLAQTVALKFLPVALAQSPSMLARFHNEVRLARQVTHPNVCRVHDIGEVDGQPYLTMEYVDGENLASLLRRIGRLPKDKAVQIARQLCAGLAAAHDKGVLHRDLKPENVMLDGLGTVRIMDFGLAGFREELAESDLRSGTPAYMAPEQIEGRDVTVRSDLYALGVTLYELFTGKPVFEAKTFAELQELRESHDVTRPSDHLADIDPAVERVILRCLERDPSLRPASALAVAVALPGGDPLQAALAAGETPSPEMVAAAGGSGVLPAAWAWGLVAFVVAAFLASGVALAPRTVLGWTDLERSPEALAERGRQAFEAAGYDAKPVERAWSFGAGTSAIDWLKARTEADRFERLRSGRYGAVTFWYREAPRELTPGNAFGRVVPDDPPPEHLSGDGVVFFDEKGRVQHLQVTPPQQAPEGAEASAPDWTTLFAAAGLDPSAFREVPSTWTPPVWSDRRIAWVGTMPEYFGSEVRIEAASAFGKVVYFDLIKPWDLPTRTAPREATLAQRVGRNFNIALILLGVLGAAFLARRNLVSGRADRRGAWRLAAWGFAVTMGQWACFANHQASAVAEWNFFVRATGFALFIGGLAALLYLGLEPIVRKSWPDALISWSRLLAGRFRDPLVGRDALIGVGVSAAVTAFVAAALAVQGTSGPGFAPAYIDMDGTLGIRGWIGQFLSVQINSLISPLFMMLLFATLKRWLKTTGRAAAAVAVVFGPIVALATAQDGGWFVAVLGLLQLAVVIGVLVRFGLLATVVSSLVGQIGNNFPFCTDTGRWYSPYGMAAYFAVLALAVWGAWGATRGRVEPGELHG; encoded by the coding sequence ATGACGACCGCGTCCTGCCCGCGCTGCGCCACCCCGCTCCCCGAGGAGGCCCGATTCTGCCCCTCCTGCGGCGTCTCCCGCGTCGCGGCCTCCGTGAGTTCGAGCCAGACGCCGACCGTCGTGTCGGACGATTCGCGCGCGATGACGACGTCGTCGGTCTCCGGCGGCCGGCGCTCGCGTTTCGTCGCGGGGGAGCTCGTCGCCGGGCGGTACCGGGTGGAGGGACTCCTCGGCAAGGGAGGGATGGGAGAGGTCTACCGCGCCGAGGACGTGAAGCTCGCCCAGACGGTGGCGTTGAAGTTCCTCCCGGTGGCGCTGGCGCAGAGCCCCTCGATGCTCGCGCGGTTCCACAACGAGGTCCGGCTCGCGCGGCAGGTCACCCATCCCAACGTCTGTCGCGTGCACGACATCGGCGAGGTGGACGGCCAGCCCTACCTCACGATGGAGTACGTCGACGGCGAGAACCTCGCGTCGCTGCTCCGGCGCATCGGGCGCCTCCCGAAGGACAAGGCGGTGCAGATCGCACGGCAACTGTGCGCCGGGCTCGCCGCCGCGCACGACAAGGGCGTGCTCCATCGCGACCTCAAGCCCGAGAACGTGATGCTCGACGGCCTGGGCACCGTCCGGATCATGGACTTCGGCCTCGCGGGGTTCCGCGAGGAGCTCGCGGAATCCGACCTTCGCTCCGGGACCCCCGCGTACATGGCCCCCGAGCAGATCGAGGGGCGCGACGTCACGGTGCGCAGCGACCTGTACGCCCTGGGCGTGACCCTGTACGAGCTGTTCACCGGGAAACCGGTCTTCGAGGCGAAGACCTTCGCCGAGCTCCAGGAGCTGCGGGAATCGCACGACGTCACGCGGCCGTCGGACCACCTTGCGGACATCGACCCCGCGGTCGAGAGGGTGATCCTGCGCTGTCTCGAGCGCGATCCGTCCCTTCGTCCCGCCTCCGCTCTCGCCGTCGCCGTCGCCCTTCCGGGCGGCGACCCGCTCCAGGCGGCCCTCGCCGCGGGGGAAACCCCCTCCCCGGAGATGGTCGCCGCGGCGGGGGGCAGCGGAGTGCTTCCGGCCGCCTGGGCCTGGGGACTCGTCGCCTTCGTCGTCGCCGCGTTCCTGGCCTCCGGCGTCGCGCTGGCGCCGCGCACCGTCCTCGGCTGGACCGACCTCGAGCGGTCCCCCGAGGCGCTCGCGGAGCGGGGCCGGCAGGCGTTCGAGGCCGCGGGGTACGACGCGAAGCCGGTGGAGCGCGCGTGGTCCTTCGGCGCGGGGACGTCGGCGATCGACTGGCTCAAGGCGCGGACCGAGGCGGATCGCTTCGAGCGGCTCCGCTCGGGGAGGTACGGGGCGGTGACCTTCTGGTACCGCGAGGCGCCCCGGGAGCTGACGCCGGGGAACGCCTTCGGTCGCGTCGTCCCCGACGACCCGCCCCCGGAGCACCTGTCGGGGGACGGGGTCGTGTTCTTCGACGAAAAGGGACGTGTGCAGCACCTGCAGGTGACTCCGCCCCAGCAGGCCCCCGAGGGCGCCGAGGCGTCCGCGCCGGACTGGACGACGCTCTTCGCCGCGGCCGGCCTCGATCCGTCGGCGTTCCGCGAGGTCCCCTCGACCTGGACCCCTCCCGTGTGGTCCGACCGTCGAATCGCCTGGGTCGGCACGATGCCCGAGTACTTCGGGAGCGAGGTTCGCATCGAGGCGGCGTCGGCGTTCGGGAAGGTCGTCTACTTCGACCTGATCAAACCGTGGGACCTGCCGACCCGGACCGCGCCGCGCGAGGCGACCCTGGCCCAGCGCGTCGGCCGCAACTTCAACATCGCCCTGATTCTCCTGGGGGTTCTCGGCGCGGCGTTCCTGGCCCGGCGGAACCTCGTGTCGGGACGGGCCGACCGGCGCGGCGCCTGGCGGCTGGCGGCGTGGGGATTCGCCGTCACGATGGGCCAATGGGCCTGCTTCGCGAATCACCAGGCGTCGGCGGTGGCGGAGTGGAACTTCTTCGTGCGCGCGACCGGCTTCGCGCTGTTCATCGGAGGGCTTGCCGCGCTGCTCTACCTCGGCCTCGAGCCGATCGTGCGCAAGTCCTGGCCCGACGCGTTGATCTCCTGGTCGCGCCTGCTCGCGGGCCGGTTCCGCGACCCGCTCGTCGGCCGCGACGCGCTGATCGGGGTCGGGGTCAGCGCGGCGGTCACCGCCTTCGTGGCGGCGGCGCTGGCGGTCCAGGGGACCTCCGGGCCGGGGTTCGCCCCGGCGTACATCGACATGGACGGCACCCTCGGCATCCGCGGGTGGATCGGACAGTTCCTCAGCGTCCAGATCAACTCCCTGATCTCGCCGCTGTTCATGATGCTGCTCTTCGCGACCCTCAAGCGCTGGCTGAAGACGACCGGACGGGCGGCGGCGGCGGTCGCGGTGGTCTTCGGCCCCATCGTGGCCCTCGCCACCGCGCAGGACGGGGGGTGGTTCGTCGCGGTCCTGGGCCTGCTCCAGCTCGCCGTCGTCATCGGCGTCCTGGTCCGGTTCGGGCTGCTGGCGACGGTCGTTTCGTCCCTGGTCGGCCAGATCGGGAACAACTTCCCCTTCTGCACCGACACCGGCCGCTGGTATTCGCCCTACGGGATGGCGGCTTATTTCGCCGTCCTGGCCCTGGCGGTCTGGGGGGCCTGGGGCGCCACGCGGGGGCGGGTTGAGCCCGGCGAGCTCCACGGCTAG